The proteins below are encoded in one region of Hordeum vulgare subsp. vulgare chromosome 3H, MorexV3_pseudomolecules_assembly, whole genome shotgun sequence:
- the LOC123442226 gene encoding uncharacterized protein LOC123442226: MMLEIIAAAATSLHHLLIALPFLCSGHPICGGLCFYVMHRIETSYKVKMEERLRRYEAHLLAKEKEAQQLQDEGRREDQAQLLPDS, encoded by the exons atcgccgccgccgccacctcccttcaCCACCTCCTGATCGCCCTCCCCTTCCTCTGCTCCGGACACCCCATCTGCGGCGGCCTTTGCTTCTACGTCATGCACCGCATCGAGACCTCCTACAAG GTAAAAATGGAGGAGAGGCTGCGAAGGTACGAGGCGCACTTGCTCGCCAAGGAGAAGGAGGCGCAGCAACTACAGGACGAGGGCCGCCGCGAGGACCAGGCGCAGCTCCTGCCGGACTCGTGA